From Medicago truncatula cultivar Jemalong A17 chromosome 7, MtrunA17r5.0-ANR, whole genome shotgun sequence, a single genomic window includes:
- the LOC25498779 gene encoding protein SCO1 homolog 1, mitochondrial — MASMISTKTNLFRYASRSLFSHLLRNPTPTSSLLSPSLSRHLSHQPRQVEKQVYGNGSLMLHQRFLSSTDNHDKSPPPPNKPPSDSNSSNSDSDSGQGKESGGEQKQNSDYQKSLRGSPVAWLSFVFLILTGGGLVYYYDKEKKRHIEDIQNVSEAVKQGPSAGKAAIGGPFELTNHHGKRVTDKDFMGKWTLMYFGFTHCPDICPEELQKLVAAVDKIKEKSGIETVPVFISVDPERDTVEQVAEYVKEFHPKLIGLTGSPDEIKSVARAYRVYYMKTAEEDSDYLVDHSIVIYLMAPDMGFVKFFGKNNDVDSLADGVIKEIKPYIK, encoded by the exons atgGCGTCCATGATATCCACCAAAACCAACCTCTTCCGCTACGCTTCTcgctctctcttctctcaccttCTTCGCAATCCCACACCCACTTCCTCTCTTCTTTCACCATCACTCTCTCGTCATCTTTCACACCAACCTCGCCAG GTTGAGAAGCAAGTTTATGGTAATGGGTCGTTGATGCTGCATCAGAGGTTTCTATCTAGTACTGATAATCATGAtaaatcaccaccaccaccgaaTAAACCACCATCTGATAGTAATTCATCAAACAGTGATTCTGATTCTGGTCAAGGAAAAGAGTCTGGTGGAGAGCAGAAACAGAATAGTGATTACCAAAAATCTCTTCGCGGATCG CCAGTTGCTTGGTTGAGCTTTGTTTTTCTGATTTTAACTGGAGGTGGATTGGTATATTACTATGACAAGGAAAAGAAACGACATATAGAAG ATATACAAAATGTTTCAGAGGCAGTTAAGCAGGGACCTTCTGCGGGAAAAGCTGCGATTGGGGGTCCATTTGAGCTTACGAACCATCACGGGAAACGTGTAACTGATAAGGACTTCATGGGTAAATGGACATTGATGTATTTTGGATTTACTCACTGCCCAGATATCTGTCCTGAGGAACTACAGAAGTTAGTAGCTGCAGTTGATAAAATAA AGGAGAAATCTGGAATTGAAACTGTGCCAGTTTTTATCTCTGTTGATCCTGAGAGGGATACTGTTGAACAAGTGGCTGAATATGTCAAAG aatttCATCCAAAGTTGATTGGATTAACTGGTAGCCCAGATGAGATAAAAAGTGTTGCACGTGCGTATCGTGTTTATTATATGAAGACAGCAGAGGAAGACTCGGATTATCTTGTTGATCATTCCATAGTCAT ATACTTGATGGCACCTGACATGGGATTTGTGAAGTTTTTCGGCAAGAACAATGACGTTGACTCACTTGCTGATGGAGTAATTAAGGAGATAAAGCCGTATATTAAGTAA
- the LOC25498782 gene encoding disease resistance protein RUN1 yields MGSVLSTILSYVFGTMSSLPFDLLSDGAGTSSSSSKDYGSIENHKYDVFISFRGSETRNSFVDHLHSHLVRKGIFTFKDDKQLQKGEAISPQLLQAIRRSRVCIIVFSRDYASSTWCLDEMAAIDESRKKLKQVVFPVFYDVDPSHVRKQNGVYENAFVLHTKQFGNNSDKVAQWRTTMTHLAGSAGWDVRNRPEFGLIEEMTDSIIEKLGHSFSGSADDLIGIQPHIEALESLLKQRPEHDGCRVLGIWGMDGIGKTTLATVLYDRISYQFDACCFVENVSKFYENGGAIAVQKQILCRTIEEKNIDTYSPPKISQIMRNRLRKIKLLIVLDNVEQIEQLEELDIKPKFLHTKSRIIAITRDKHILQAYGADEVFEAKLMTDEDAYKLLCRKAFKSDYASSGFAELIPEVLIYAQRLPLAVRVLGSFLFSRNARQWSLILDKIEKNPPNKIMKVLHVSFEELEQDEKEIFLHVACFFNGERKDYVSRILNVCGLNPDIDIPLLVEKSLITIRNDEIHMHEMLCKLGKQIVQEQHPDEPKSWSRMWLYRDFHHAMITNSEAIKAKTIILNKKEDVSKFNKLRAEDLSKMEKLEVLILYHTNFSGKPICLSDSLRYVLWNGYPFMSLPSNFQPHHLEELNMPDSSIEQLWIGTQHLPNLKRMDLSNSKNLKMTPCFEGVLNLERLDLSGCINLSQVDSSIGLLTKLVFLSLQNCRNLVNLDFGNAATLWSLKVLCLSDCTKLENTPDFSGLSILQYLDMD; encoded by the exons ATGGGATCCGTATTATCCACCATTCTATCCTATGTTTTTG GCACGATGTCTAGCCTACCGTTTGACCTGTTGAGTGACGGAGCTGGTACAAGTTCTAGTTCTTCCAAAGATTATGGTAGCATCGAAAACCATAAATACGATGTGTTCATCAGTTTTAGAGGTTCTGAGACCCGCAATTCTTTTGTTGATCATCTCCACTCTCATCTAGTTAGAAAAGGTATTTTTACCTTCAAGGATGACAAGCAGCTCCAAAAAGGAGAAGCCATTTCACCCCAACTTCTACAAGCAATTCGACGGTCACGGGTTTGTATCATTGTTTTCTCAAGAGATTATGCTTCATCAACATGGTGTTTGGATGAAATGGCTGCTATTGATGAAtctagaaaaaaattgaaacaagtTGTATTCCCTGTTTTTTATGATGTCGATCCATCTCATGTTCGAAAACAAAATGGAGTGTATGAGAATGCATTTGTTTTACACACTAAGCAATTTGGAAATAATTCAGACAAGGTTGCTCAATGGAGAACAACAATGACTCATTTGGCTGGATCTGCTGGTTGGGATGTTAGAAATCG GCCAGAGTTTGGACTGATTGAAGAAATGACGGACTCTATAATAGAAAAGCTGGGTCACTCATTCTCAGGATCCGCGGATGACCTTATAGGAATACAACCTCATATAGAAGCATTAGAGAGCCTTTTAAAACAAAGGCCAGAACATGATGGTTGTCGAGTTTTAGGAATATGGGGTATGGATGGAATAGGAAAGACAACTCTTGCCACCGTTTTGTATGACAGAATCTCATATCAATTTGATGCTTGTTGTTTTGTTGAGAACGTTagcaaattttatgaaaacGGTGGTGCTATTGCTGTGCAGAAACAAATTCTTTGCCGaacaatagaagaaaaaaacatagacACATACAGTCCTCCTAAAATATCCCAAATAATGAGAAATAGGCTACGGAAGATAAAACTCCTTATAGTTCTAGACAATGTCGAGCAAATTGAGCAACTAGAGGAATTGGACATAAAACCCAAATTCCTTCATACAAAAAGTAGAATAATCGCAATCACTAGAGATAAGCATATTCTTCAAGCATATGGAGCAGATGAAGTTTTTGAGGCTAAATTGATGACCGATGAAGATGCTTATAAACTTTTGTGTCGAAAAGCCTTCAAAAGTGACTATGCAAGCAGTGGTTTTGCAGAGCTTATTCCTGAGGTTTTAATATACGCCCAACGTCTTCCATTAGCAGTTAGAGTACTGGGATCTTTCTTGTTTTCCCGAAATGCAAGACAATGGAGCTTGATCttggataaaattgaaaagaatccacctaataaaataatgaaagttCTCCATGTAAGTTTTGAGGAGTTAGAGCAAGATGAGAAAGAAATATTTTTGCATGTTGCTTGTTTCTTTAATGGGGAGAGGAAGGATTATGTAAGCAGAATTCTAAATGTTTGTGGGCTGAATCCTGATATTGATATTCCACTTCTTGTTGAGAAATCGCTAATAACTATTAGAAATGATGAAATTCATATGCATGAAATGTTGTGCAAGTTGGGGAAGCAAATTGTTCAGGAACAACATCCTGATGAGCCAAAATCATGGAGTAGAATGTGGCTTTACCGTGATTTCCATCATGCCATGATTACAAATTCG GAAGCAATAAAAGCTAAaaccataattttaaataaaaaggagGATGTTAGCAAATTCAACAAGTTGAGGGCTGAAGATTTATCAAAAATGGAAAAGTTGGAAGTGCTCATATTATATCATACAAATTTTTCAGGAAAACCAATATGTCTTTCTGATTCCCTACGCTATGTTTTGTGGAATGGTTACCCTTTTATGTCTTTGCCATCAAATTTTCAACCACATCACCTTGAAGAATTGAATATGCCTGATAGTAGCATTGAACAGCTATGGATAGGAACCCAG CATCTCCCCAATTTGAAAAGGATGGATCTGAGCAACTCTAAAAATCTGAAGATGACTCCATGTTTTGAGGGAGTCCTAAATCTTGAGCGACTAGATCTTTCAGGATGCATAAACTTATCACAAGTGGATTCATCAATTGGACTTCTTACAAAACTTGTATTCTTGAGTTTGCAAAACTGTAGAAATCTAGTTAACCTTGATTTTGGAAATGCAGCTACATTATGGTCTCTAAAAGTTTTGTGTCTCTCTGATTGCACAAAACTTGAAAATACTCCTGATTTTAGTGGATTATCAATTCTCCAATATCTTGATATGGATTGA